The Cervus elaphus chromosome 12, mCerEla1.1, whole genome shotgun sequence genome includes a region encoding these proteins:
- the SPINT1 gene encoding kunitz-type protease inhibitor 1 isoform X1, translating into MAGDRLSQARIPAVAVWLLCALVLQGAEAGPPPVTPGLLTADGCLNRFTPGVPDFVLDTDASVRNGATFLRSLTARRGRDCVHACCSSNDCNLALVELQPDGGEDAIVSCFLINCLYEQSFVCKFAPREGFVNYLTREVYRSYRELRTQGFRGSRIPKAWDGIDLKVQPQEPLVLKGVENTDWHLLRGDTDVRVERNSPDQVELWGLKEGSYLFQLTAAGSDQPESTSNVTVTVLSPEQTEEHCLASKKVGRCRGSFPRWYYDPTEQICKSFVYGGCLGNKNNYLREEECKLACRDVQGGPLRSSVGAQVTFPQGPSAERHHPVCSGSCHPSKFRCGDGCCIDSFLECDDTPDCPDASDEATCEKYTRDFDKLQRIHFPRDKGHCVDLPDTGHCSESIPRWYYNPFTEHCARFTYGGCYGNKNNFEEEEQCLESCRGISKKDVFGLRRESPVPSTGSVEVAVAALLGTCIVVVVAILGYCFFKNQRKDFHRHHHPPPSTPTSSKVSTTDDMEHLVYYQTTRPL; encoded by the exons ATGGCCGGGGACCGCCTCTCCCAGGCCCGCATCCCAGCGGTGGCCGTGTGGCTTCTCTGCGCGCTCGTCCTCCAGGGCGCCGAGGCCGGGCCGCCGCCGGTGACCCCCGGTTTGCTCACGGCCGACGGCTGCTTGAACCGCTTTACCCCCGGGGTGCCTGATTTCGTGCTCGACACGGACGCCTCGGTCAGAAACGGGGCCACCTTCCTGCGCTCCCTCACCGCGCGCCGCGGCCGGGACTGCGTGCACGCCTGCTGCAGCTCCAACGACTGCAATCTGGCGCTGGTGGAATTGCAGCCCGACGGCGGGGAGGACGCCATCGTCTCCTGCTTCCTCATCAACTGCCTCTACGAGCAGAGCTTCGTGTGCAAGTTCGCGCCCAGGGAGGGCTTCGTCAACTACCTCACGCGGGAGGTTTACCGCTCCTACCGCGAGCTGCGGACCCAGGGCTTCAGAG GGTCCCGGATCCCCAAGGCCTGGGATGGTATAGACTTGAAGGTACAGCCCCAGGAACCCCTAGTGCTGAAGGGTGTGGAGAACACAGACTGGCATCTCCTGCGGGGTGACACAGACGTCAGGGTAGAG AGGAATAGTCCAGACCAGGTGGAGCTGTGGGGACTCAAAGAAGGCAGCTACCTGTTCCAGCTGACGGCGGCCGGTTCAGACCAGCCAGAGAGCACGTCCAACGTCACAGTCACTGTGCTGTCCCCTGAGCAGACGGAAG AACACTGCCTTGCATCCAAGAAGGTGGGCCGCTGTCGTGGTTCCTTCCCCCGCTGGTACTACGACCCCACAGAACAGATCTGCAAGAGTTTCGTTTATGGAGGTTGCCTGGGCAACAAGAACAACTACCTTCGGGAAGAAGAGTGCAAGCTCGCCTGCCGCGATGTGCAAGGTGGGCCTTTGCGAAGCAGTGTTGGGGCTCAGGTGACATTCCCTCAGG GCCCCTCAGCAGAAAGGCATCATCCAG TGTGTTCTGGCAGCTGCCACCCCAGCAAGTTCCGCTGCGGTGATGGCTGCTGCATCGACAGCTTCCTGGAATGTGATGACACTCCCGACTGCCCTGACGCCTCAGACGAGGCCACCTGTGAGAAAT ACACCAGAGACTTCGATAAACTCCAGAGGATCCATTTCCCGAGGGACAAAG GGCACTGTGTAGACCTGCCAGACACGGGCCACTGCTCAGAGAGCATCCCCCGCTGGTACTACAACCCCTTCACTGAACACTGCGCCCGCTTTACCTATGGTGGTTGTTATGGCAACAAGAACAACTTTGAGGAGGAGGAGCAGTGCCTTGAGTCCTGTCGTGGCATCTCCA AGAAGGATGTGTTTGGCCTGCGGCGGGAAAGCCCCGTTCCCAGCACAG GCTCCGTGGAGGTAGCCGTTGCAGCGCTCCTGGGTACCTGCATCGTGGTGGTGGTCGCCATTCTGGGTTACTGCTTCTTCAAGAACCAGAGAAAGGACTTCCACagacaccaccaccccccaccctccacccccaccagctcCAAGGTCTCCACCACGGATGACATGGAACACCTGGTCTATTACCAAACAACTAGACCCCTCTGA
- the SPINT1 gene encoding kunitz-type protease inhibitor 1 isoform X2, whose amino-acid sequence MAGDRLSQARIPAVAVWLLCALVLQGAEAGPPPVTPGLLTADGCLNRFTPGVPDFVLDTDASVRNGATFLRSLTARRGRDCVHACCSSNDCNLALVELQPDGGEDAIVSCFLINCLYEQSFVCKFAPREGFVNYLTREVYRSYRELRTQGFRGSRIPKAWDGIDLKVQPQEPLVLKGVENTDWHLLRGDTDVRVERNSPDQVELWGLKEGSYLFQLTAAGSDQPESTSNVTVTVLSPEQTEEHCLASKKVGRCRGSFPRWYYDPTEQICKSFVYGGCLGNKNNYLREEECKLACRDVQGPSAERHHPVCSGSCHPSKFRCGDGCCIDSFLECDDTPDCPDASDEATCEKYTRDFDKLQRIHFPRDKGHCVDLPDTGHCSESIPRWYYNPFTEHCARFTYGGCYGNKNNFEEEEQCLESCRGISKKDVFGLRRESPVPSTGSVEVAVAALLGTCIVVVVAILGYCFFKNQRKDFHRHHHPPPSTPTSSKVSTTDDMEHLVYYQTTRPL is encoded by the exons ATGGCCGGGGACCGCCTCTCCCAGGCCCGCATCCCAGCGGTGGCCGTGTGGCTTCTCTGCGCGCTCGTCCTCCAGGGCGCCGAGGCCGGGCCGCCGCCGGTGACCCCCGGTTTGCTCACGGCCGACGGCTGCTTGAACCGCTTTACCCCCGGGGTGCCTGATTTCGTGCTCGACACGGACGCCTCGGTCAGAAACGGGGCCACCTTCCTGCGCTCCCTCACCGCGCGCCGCGGCCGGGACTGCGTGCACGCCTGCTGCAGCTCCAACGACTGCAATCTGGCGCTGGTGGAATTGCAGCCCGACGGCGGGGAGGACGCCATCGTCTCCTGCTTCCTCATCAACTGCCTCTACGAGCAGAGCTTCGTGTGCAAGTTCGCGCCCAGGGAGGGCTTCGTCAACTACCTCACGCGGGAGGTTTACCGCTCCTACCGCGAGCTGCGGACCCAGGGCTTCAGAG GGTCCCGGATCCCCAAGGCCTGGGATGGTATAGACTTGAAGGTACAGCCCCAGGAACCCCTAGTGCTGAAGGGTGTGGAGAACACAGACTGGCATCTCCTGCGGGGTGACACAGACGTCAGGGTAGAG AGGAATAGTCCAGACCAGGTGGAGCTGTGGGGACTCAAAGAAGGCAGCTACCTGTTCCAGCTGACGGCGGCCGGTTCAGACCAGCCAGAGAGCACGTCCAACGTCACAGTCACTGTGCTGTCCCCTGAGCAGACGGAAG AACACTGCCTTGCATCCAAGAAGGTGGGCCGCTGTCGTGGTTCCTTCCCCCGCTGGTACTACGACCCCACAGAACAGATCTGCAAGAGTTTCGTTTATGGAGGTTGCCTGGGCAACAAGAACAACTACCTTCGGGAAGAAGAGTGCAAGCTCGCCTGCCGCGATGTGCAAG GCCCCTCAGCAGAAAGGCATCATCCAG TGTGTTCTGGCAGCTGCCACCCCAGCAAGTTCCGCTGCGGTGATGGCTGCTGCATCGACAGCTTCCTGGAATGTGATGACACTCCCGACTGCCCTGACGCCTCAGACGAGGCCACCTGTGAGAAAT ACACCAGAGACTTCGATAAACTCCAGAGGATCCATTTCCCGAGGGACAAAG GGCACTGTGTAGACCTGCCAGACACGGGCCACTGCTCAGAGAGCATCCCCCGCTGGTACTACAACCCCTTCACTGAACACTGCGCCCGCTTTACCTATGGTGGTTGTTATGGCAACAAGAACAACTTTGAGGAGGAGGAGCAGTGCCTTGAGTCCTGTCGTGGCATCTCCA AGAAGGATGTGTTTGGCCTGCGGCGGGAAAGCCCCGTTCCCAGCACAG GCTCCGTGGAGGTAGCCGTTGCAGCGCTCCTGGGTACCTGCATCGTGGTGGTGGTCGCCATTCTGGGTTACTGCTTCTTCAAGAACCAGAGAAAGGACTTCCACagacaccaccaccccccaccctccacccccaccagctcCAAGGTCTCCACCACGGATGACATGGAACACCTGGTCTATTACCAAACAACTAGACCCCTCTGA